The proteins below come from a single Asanoa ferruginea genomic window:
- a CDS encoding VOC family protein, protein MEVLSSRILLRPTDRQRSQHFYRDILGLAVYREFGPPQEPGLVFFLGQGLLEVSGTGEPAGSLQIWLQVRDVRAEHERLVAAGVTVIREPRSEPWGLIEMWIEDPDGVRIVLVEIPADHPLRRDPR, encoded by the coding sequence ATGGAGGTACTCAGCAGCCGCATCCTGCTCCGCCCGACCGATCGCCAACGCAGCCAGCACTTCTACCGCGACATCCTCGGGCTCGCCGTCTACCGCGAGTTCGGTCCGCCGCAGGAGCCCGGGCTGGTCTTCTTCCTCGGCCAAGGGCTGCTCGAAGTGTCCGGCACCGGCGAACCGGCCGGCTCACTACAGATCTGGTTGCAGGTCCGTGACGTCCGGGCCGAGCACGAGCGGCTGGTGGCGGCGGGGGTCACCGTCATCCGCGAACCCCGGTCAGAGCCATGGGGGCTGATCGAGATGTGGATCGAAGACCCGGATGGCGTACGAATCGTGCTCGTCGAAATCCCCGCCGACCACCCGCTGAGGCGCGACCCCAGGTGA
- a CDS encoding DUF1349 domain-containing protein, producing the protein MADQLRIPGVPFPLVPSAAELWQVDETTGAVTVSAQPRTDIFIDPAGSADPMLNAATLLGPAPAGDFQFSARVTVSFAATFDAGVLLVWLDERRWAKLCFEYSPAAEPMIVSVVCRGVADDANAFVVAGPSVWLRVSRLDRVYAYHASVDGETWQLIRVFKLDDETAGDRIGLEGQSPTGEGCGATFDELRFAPERLGDLRDGS; encoded by the coding sequence ATGGCTGATCAATTGAGGATCCCCGGTGTGCCGTTCCCGCTCGTGCCCTCGGCCGCGGAGCTCTGGCAGGTCGACGAGACGACCGGCGCGGTGACGGTGTCGGCGCAGCCGCGCACCGACATCTTCATCGACCCCGCTGGGTCGGCCGACCCCATGCTCAACGCGGCCACGCTGCTCGGCCCGGCGCCGGCGGGTGACTTCCAGTTCAGCGCCCGGGTCACGGTGAGCTTCGCGGCCACGTTCGACGCCGGCGTGCTGCTGGTCTGGCTCGACGAGCGGCGCTGGGCCAAGCTGTGCTTCGAATACTCGCCGGCGGCCGAGCCCATGATCGTGTCGGTCGTCTGCCGCGGTGTCGCCGACGACGCGAACGCCTTCGTGGTGGCCGGCCCGTCGGTGTGGCTGCGGGTGTCGCGGCTCGATCGGGTCTACGCCTACCACGCCTCGGTCGACGGCGAGACCTGGCAGTTGATCCGCGTGTTCAAGCTCGACGACGAGACCGCAGGCGACCGGATCGGCCTCGAGGGCCAGTCACCGACCGGCGAGGGATGCGGCGCGACCTTCGACGAGCTCCGCTTCGCACCCGAACGCCTCGGCGACCTCCGCGACGGCTCCTAG
- a CDS encoding MBL fold metallo-hydrolase, translated as MYRIHTYSAAESGLLVNSYLVETADGVVLVDANLLLSDIRALAARIAALHKPLLGAFVTHAHPDHFNGLPMLTGDKVPVYAATDVADTIARIADSKREQWQPVYGDEWPDHHRVPDQRLSTGDVVELGGLRFTLHSVGAAESHADSYLTLDNHAFIGDLAFHGTHPYTADGHTGDWLTALDTLTGALDGATLYPGHGAPGDVGMLADQRRYLMMYRETVGRIAAGAPTLTDEQRDQLTGVMTRFLPDAPLTWMIGLGADAVAAELVPA; from the coding sequence ATGTACCGGATCCACACCTACAGTGCCGCAGAAAGCGGTCTGCTCGTCAACAGCTACCTGGTCGAGACGGCCGACGGTGTCGTGCTGGTCGACGCGAACCTGCTGCTGTCCGACATCCGCGCCCTGGCCGCCCGCATCGCGGCGCTGCACAAGCCCTTGCTGGGCGCGTTCGTCACGCACGCGCACCCCGACCATTTCAACGGCCTGCCGATGCTCACCGGCGACAAGGTGCCGGTGTATGCGGCGACTGACGTGGCCGACACGATCGCGCGGATCGCCGACTCGAAACGCGAGCAATGGCAACCGGTGTACGGAGACGAGTGGCCCGACCACCACCGGGTGCCGGACCAACGACTGTCCACAGGGGATGTCGTGGAACTGGGTGGGCTGCGCTTCACGCTGCACTCGGTCGGGGCGGCGGAGAGCCACGCCGACTCCTACCTCACCCTCGACAACCATGCCTTCATCGGCGACCTGGCCTTCCACGGCACCCATCCATACACGGCGGACGGTCACACCGGCGACTGGCTGACGGCGCTGGACACGCTGACCGGAGCACTCGACGGCGCCACCCTCTATCCGGGTCACGGCGCCCCGGGCGACGTCGGCATGCTCGCGGACCAACGGCGCTACCTCATGATGTATCGGGAAACGGTCGGCCGCATCGCCGCCGGCGCGCCGACGCTGACCGACGAGCAACGCGACCAGTTGACCGGGGTAATGACCCGGTTCCTCCCGGACGCGCCCCTGACCTGGATGATCGGCCTCGGCGCGGACGCGGTCGCCGCGGAACTGGTGCCGGCGTGA
- a CDS encoding winged helix-turn-helix transcriptional regulator: MALVIPDVLEEGCTTRQALERLASKWRVLVIYALLAGPQRHAELRRRVAGITQKVLTETLREMERDGLVQRRVLKEKPPQHVEYALTALGKTLQEPLAAICSWATENG; the protein is encoded by the coding sequence ATGGCGCTGGTGATACCCGACGTGCTCGAAGAGGGCTGCACCACCCGGCAGGCGCTCGAGCGGCTCGCCTCCAAATGGCGGGTGCTGGTCATCTACGCGCTGCTCGCCGGACCCCAACGACACGCCGAGCTGCGTCGGCGCGTCGCCGGGATCACCCAGAAGGTGCTGACCGAGACGTTGCGCGAGATGGAGCGCGACGGGTTGGTGCAGCGGCGCGTCCTGAAAGAGAAACCGCCACAACACGTCGAGTACGCGCTGACCGCGCTCGGCAAGACCCTCCAGGAACCACTGGCCGCCATCTGTTCCTGGGCAACGGAGAACGGTTAG
- a CDS encoding alpha/beta fold hydrolase, whose protein sequence is MPTEDTMRSALHTYLDALNNLDVGAALALFAKGSTLEDPVGTGVADAHERLPIMFKQIPAGSTFSLDTPIRTSHGAAAAMAFSLRTVVDGIPVQVRSLDVMEFDDDGLITHMNAYTGPSDQEFSLPGTFDGFEHGYAVANGVRLHYEIGGSGEPLVLLEGFPRTTHALHGIMSELAKHYRVIAVDYRGQGGSDKPADGYDKKTMAKDVYELVRGLGYDKVNIAGGDMGAMVAYTFAANYPEATAKLAVWDGGPFGPSHATMQAFPPPGAGNTWWYPLSQIDDLPAKLLAGRFRPLVDWAVDHFAVHPEKITEQDREIYATAYGSPEAVTAAFGTYRAYHQDVADNATYPRLAMPVLVLGNTVTLPFLRSELAATFPDTTRYVTIEDTGHYIAEEQPEALATELARFFG, encoded by the coding sequence ATGCCCACCGAAGACACCATGCGCTCCGCACTGCACACCTACCTCGACGCCCTCAACAACCTCGACGTCGGCGCGGCCCTCGCCCTCTTCGCGAAGGGCAGCACGCTGGAGGACCCCGTCGGCACCGGCGTGGCTGACGCCCACGAGCGGCTGCCCATCATGTTCAAGCAGATTCCCGCGGGGAGCACGTTCAGCCTGGACACCCCGATCCGCACCTCGCACGGCGCCGCGGCCGCCATGGCCTTCAGCCTGCGGACGGTCGTCGACGGCATCCCCGTCCAGGTGCGATCGCTGGATGTCATGGAGTTCGACGACGATGGCCTGATCACCCACATGAACGCCTACACCGGACCGTCCGATCAGGAGTTCTCCCTGCCGGGCACGTTCGACGGCTTCGAACACGGCTACGCGGTGGCCAACGGGGTGCGGCTGCACTACGAGATCGGCGGTTCGGGCGAGCCGCTGGTCCTGCTGGAAGGATTCCCCCGCACCACGCACGCCCTGCACGGGATCATGTCGGAGTTGGCGAAGCACTACCGCGTCATCGCCGTCGACTACCGCGGTCAGGGCGGCTCGGACAAGCCCGCCGACGGCTACGACAAGAAGACCATGGCCAAAGACGTCTACGAACTGGTCCGCGGCCTGGGCTACGACAAGGTCAACATCGCCGGCGGCGACATGGGCGCGATGGTCGCCTACACCTTCGCCGCGAACTACCCCGAGGCCACCGCGAAGCTGGCGGTGTGGGACGGCGGACCGTTCGGCCCGTCGCACGCCACCATGCAGGCGTTCCCGCCGCCCGGTGCGGGAAACACCTGGTGGTATCCGCTCAGCCAGATCGACGACCTGCCGGCGAAGCTGCTGGCCGGGCGGTTCCGGCCGCTGGTCGACTGGGCGGTCGACCACTTCGCCGTCCACCCCGAGAAAATCACCGAGCAGGACCGGGAGATCTATGCCACGGCGTACGGGTCGCCCGAGGCGGTGACGGCGGCGTTCGGCACCTACCGCGCCTACCACCAGGACGTGGCCGACAACGCGACCTACCCGCGGCTGGCCATGCCGGTGCTGGTGCTGGGCAACACCGTCACGCTCCCGTTCCTCAGGTCGGAGCTGGCGGCCACCTTCCCCGACACAACGCGCTACGTGACCATTGAGGACACCGGTCACTACATCGCGGAGGAACAACCGGAGGCCCTTGCCACCGAACTGGCCAGGTTCTTCGGCTAA
- a CDS encoding TetR/AcrR family transcriptional regulator, whose translation MRAASQAPAPRKDQVRNRQRLVEAAMAVFLEHGPDVKLDEVARRAGMAASSLYRHFPSKEDLIDAVLTEMMRPAQEAADRAALMPDPREAFRTMFTESCTMPTAEADAFNKLAYASSRARDHALRLLENVVAPATIRLRAAGGLREGLTVEDVAMFLRMAKVTDTPEQRDMALDVLLAGMLSTES comes from the coding sequence ATGAGAGCCGCCTCACAGGCCCCGGCGCCGCGCAAAGACCAGGTGCGCAACCGGCAGCGACTGGTCGAGGCGGCCATGGCGGTCTTCCTGGAGCACGGCCCCGACGTCAAGCTCGACGAGGTGGCGCGCCGGGCCGGCATGGCGGCGAGCAGCCTCTACCGGCACTTCCCGAGCAAAGAGGATCTGATCGACGCGGTGCTCACCGAGATGATGCGCCCGGCACAGGAGGCCGCCGACCGGGCCGCGCTGATGCCCGACCCACGCGAGGCGTTCCGCACCATGTTCACCGAGAGCTGCACCATGCCGACGGCCGAGGCAGATGCTTTCAACAAATTGGCGTACGCGAGCAGCCGCGCTCGCGATCACGCCCTGCGACTGCTGGAGAATGTCGTGGCACCGGCGACCATCCGGCTACGCGCCGCCGGCGGCCTCCGCGAGGGCCTCACCGTCGAGGATGTCGCGATGTTCCTCCGCATGGCGAAGGTGACCGACACCCCCGAGCAGCGAGACATGGCGCTCGATGTCCTCCTCGCCGGAATGCTGTCGACCGAGAGCTAG
- a CDS encoding FAD-dependent monooxygenase: MDTDVVVVGAGPVGLLLAAELSLAGVRPIVLERRAGPNETPKARGIGVLAAEALRRRGLGDQLDREHEKGLAALERDHGTTKTHFAWIHKVDPEAADPGRHGALIAQPALEQVLRRHLADLGVEVHHGFTVTGWEQSPTEVTLTVQTPKGERRLSAGYVVGCDGGHSTIRKLAGFGFPGTPPLMTVRYAKAEVAGRDLLPAPGRLAGGTLFHDGDMIATFDFTDDVPDRDAPLSAEELRDSVRRVASVDVAITAFQGGLRFTDQARQADTYRQGRTLLAGDAAHVHSPNGGQGLNLGLMDAMNLGWKLAATVRGQVSLLDSYTDERHPVGAAVLHNTRAQSALLRPGPHVDALRDIVSDLMDLPEVNRHLSRLLSGTAHRYPLPYSADHPLTGSHCPPLIVNHTTPLADLARSGRPLLLHPAADAIDTGGRVDQVTTASLDHADLAAVLLRPDGVIAWAAAPGEALDPPSLRQALDTWFAA, encoded by the coding sequence ATGGACACGGATGTCGTTGTGGTCGGCGCCGGCCCGGTAGGGCTGCTGCTGGCCGCCGAGTTGAGCCTCGCGGGCGTACGCCCGATCGTCCTGGAGCGCCGCGCCGGGCCCAACGAGACGCCGAAGGCGCGCGGCATCGGCGTGCTGGCCGCCGAGGCGCTGCGCCGGAGGGGGCTGGGCGACCAACTCGACCGCGAGCACGAGAAGGGCCTCGCGGCGCTGGAGCGCGACCACGGCACCACCAAGACGCACTTCGCCTGGATCCACAAGGTCGACCCGGAGGCAGCCGACCCGGGCCGGCACGGCGCGCTGATCGCCCAGCCCGCCCTGGAGCAGGTGCTCCGGAGGCACCTGGCCGACCTCGGCGTCGAGGTGCACCACGGTTTCACCGTGACCGGCTGGGAGCAGAGCCCGACCGAGGTCACGCTGACCGTGCAGACGCCAAAGGGCGAGCGGCGGCTGTCGGCCGGCTATGTGGTCGGCTGCGACGGCGGGCACAGCACCATCCGCAAGCTGGCCGGCTTCGGTTTCCCGGGAACCCCGCCGCTGATGACCGTCCGCTACGCCAAGGCCGAGGTGGCCGGCCGCGACCTGCTGCCAGCGCCGGGACGGCTGGCGGGCGGCACACTGTTCCACGACGGCGACATGATCGCCACGTTCGACTTCACCGACGATGTCCCCGACCGGGACGCACCATTGTCGGCCGAGGAGCTGCGCGACAGCGTCCGCCGCGTCGCCAGCGTCGACGTCGCGATCACGGCCTTCCAAGGGGGTCTGCGCTTCACCGACCAGGCCCGGCAGGCCGACACCTACCGCCAGGGCCGCACCCTGCTTGCCGGTGACGCCGCCCATGTCCACTCACCCAACGGGGGCCAGGGACTCAACCTGGGCCTGATGGACGCCATGAACCTCGGCTGGAAGCTCGCCGCGACGGTCCGCGGGCAGGTGTCTTTGCTCGACTCCTACACCGACGAGCGGCATCCGGTCGGCGCCGCGGTCCTGCACAACACCCGGGCCCAATCGGCTCTGCTCCGGCCGGGGCCACACGTGGACGCGTTGCGCGACATCGTCTCCGACCTGATGGACCTGCCCGAGGTCAACCGGCACCTCAGCCGGCTGCTGTCCGGCACCGCGCACCGCTATCCATTGCCGTATTCAGCCGACCATCCGCTGACCGGATCGCACTGCCCGCCGCTGATCGTCAACCACACCACGCCGCTGGCCGATCTCGCCCGATCCGGCCGGCCACTGCTGCTGCATCCCGCCGCCGACGCGATCGACACCGGCGGCCGGGTGGACCAGGTCACGACGGCCTCGCTGGACCATGCCGACCTGGCCGCGGTGCTGCTGCGCCCGGACGGGGTGATCGCCTGGGCCGCCGCACCGGGCGAGGCTCTCGACCCGCCGAGCCTCCGTCAGGCCCTCGACACCTGGTTCGCGGCCTAG
- a CDS encoding TetR/AcrR family transcriptional regulator: protein MTGTQSAAKRRAILDAAIEAFLESGYAASVDDIAATAGVGKQTVYRHFGDKQALFLAALAGAREGVEDGAASTVADTGDPLRDLTRRGERILGMALSPTLAALHRLTIAEMTNHPELGRHWGDTAAPYLEEDLTGYLRRCAEAGTLDVPDPARAARQFAYLLITEGRVASAYGTRPLSAARRRTIARDTADLIVRAHRR, encoded by the coding sequence GTGACAGGCACCCAGTCGGCGGCCAAACGCCGCGCCATCCTCGACGCGGCCATCGAGGCGTTCCTCGAATCGGGCTACGCCGCCAGCGTCGACGACATCGCCGCCACCGCCGGCGTGGGCAAGCAGACCGTCTACCGGCACTTCGGCGACAAGCAGGCGCTGTTCCTCGCCGCACTGGCCGGCGCGCGCGAGGGCGTCGAAGACGGCGCGGCGAGCACTGTCGCCGACACCGGCGACCCGCTGCGGGACCTGACCCGCAGAGGCGAACGGATTCTCGGCATGGCGCTGTCACCGACGCTCGCGGCGCTGCACCGGCTCACCATCGCCGAGATGACCAACCACCCCGAACTCGGCCGGCACTGGGGCGACACCGCCGCCCCCTACCTCGAGGAGGACCTCACCGGATATCTGCGCCGCTGCGCCGAAGCCGGCACCCTCGACGTGCCCGACCCGGCCCGCGCCGCGCGGCAGTTCGCCTACCTGCTGATCACCGAGGGACGGGTGGCCAGCGCCTACGGGACCCGGCCGCTGAGCGCCGCTCGCCGGCGCACCATCGCCCGCGACACCGCCGACCTCATCGTGCGCGCCCACCGCCGCTGA
- a CDS encoding response regulator transcription factor: MRVVIAEDAAMMREGLVRLLTDRGFEVSAAVADPDALRSAIAADKPDVAIIDIRMPPTHTDEGLRAAIDIRRDHPDVGVLVFSQYVETRYATRLLADRPTGVGYLLKDRVADVADFVDALTRVASGGTALDPEVVGHLMRAGQQTAGLASLTPREREVLALMAEGRSNAGIAAALVITPGVVEKHVANIFAKLGLPASDSDNRRVLAVLRHVSGGGRAR, translated from the coding sequence ATGCGGGTCGTGATCGCGGAGGATGCCGCAATGATGCGCGAGGGGCTCGTCCGGCTGCTCACCGACCGCGGTTTCGAGGTGTCCGCGGCGGTGGCCGACCCCGACGCCCTGCGGTCCGCGATCGCCGCCGACAAACCGGATGTGGCCATCATCGACATCCGGATGCCACCCACGCACACCGACGAGGGACTCCGCGCCGCGATCGACATCCGGCGCGACCATCCCGACGTCGGCGTGCTGGTGTTCTCGCAATACGTCGAGACCCGCTATGCCACCCGCCTGCTCGCCGACCGGCCGACCGGCGTCGGCTACCTGCTCAAGGACCGCGTCGCCGACGTCGCCGACTTCGTCGACGCGCTGACCCGGGTGGCATCCGGTGGCACCGCACTGGATCCGGAGGTGGTCGGCCACCTGATGCGGGCCGGGCAGCAGACCGCCGGGCTGGCGTCGCTGACGCCGCGGGAGCGCGAGGTGCTCGCGCTGATGGCCGAGGGCCGATCCAACGCCGGGATCGCGGCGGCGCTGGTCATCACGCCAGGAGTCGTGGAGAAGCACGTGGCCAACATTTTCGCCAAACTCGGCCTGCCGGCGTCGGACAGCGACAACCGCCGGGTGCTGGCGGTGCTGCGGCACGTCAGCGGCGGTGGGCGCGCACGATGA
- a CDS encoding sensor histidine kinase, with amino-acid sequence MTALRAPFTTLALRRAVFCVVSAVSAAAILAVPAILPALGVVVLWATGAMSSRPAPVVAPVFLVLLPVTIALLVVLAAPTGRAMGAVHRSLAARLLDVHVDGPPPRTGARFSDGPGWRAVGYGLLKVPLAIPQGYGAFCYVFGLVNLSYPVWWPLFRNHPPGTRLGPVWALTPFGMLSTRTFAGTFLIAAAGLAMLLVAPWLMRAGTTLDVAAMRRLLGPRRLAERVRELQLSRARAIDDAAAMMRRLERDLHDGAQIRLATLAMNLGMATEKLGAEGPPPDLAQARELVTLAHRGAKDALADLRDLVRGIHPPVLDNGLGDALATLATSSAIPVTVRVDLPDRPAPAIETIAYFCAAELLANAAKHSRASHIALAVVSSARLTLTVEDDGVGGADPDGPGLSGLARRIGVVDGRMRVHSPVGGPTRVEIELEAAACGS; translated from the coding sequence ATGACCGCGCTGCGCGCTCCGTTCACCACCCTGGCCCTGCGCCGGGCGGTGTTCTGCGTCGTCAGCGCGGTCAGCGCGGCCGCGATCCTGGCCGTGCCGGCGATCCTGCCGGCCCTCGGCGTCGTCGTCCTCTGGGCGACCGGCGCCATGTCCAGCCGGCCCGCACCCGTCGTCGCACCCGTGTTCCTGGTCCTGCTCCCGGTCACCATCGCGCTGCTGGTCGTGCTGGCCGCCCCGACGGGGCGCGCGATGGGAGCCGTGCACCGCTCGCTCGCGGCCCGGCTGCTCGACGTGCACGTGGACGGCCCGCCACCGCGGACCGGCGCCCGCTTCTCCGACGGGCCGGGCTGGCGGGCGGTCGGGTACGGCCTGCTCAAGGTGCCGCTGGCCATCCCCCAGGGCTACGGCGCCTTCTGCTACGTGTTCGGGCTGGTCAACCTGAGCTATCCGGTGTGGTGGCCGCTGTTCCGCAACCACCCGCCGGGCACCCGCCTCGGGCCGGTGTGGGCACTGACGCCGTTCGGCATGCTCAGCACGCGCACGTTCGCCGGAACGTTCCTCATCGCGGCGGCGGGGTTGGCCATGCTGCTGGTCGCACCGTGGTTGATGCGGGCCGGCACGACGCTCGACGTCGCCGCGATGCGCCGGCTGCTCGGCCCGCGCCGGCTCGCCGAGCGGGTACGCGAACTCCAGCTCAGCCGGGCCCGCGCGATCGACGACGCGGCCGCGATGATGCGCAGGTTGGAGCGCGACCTGCACGACGGCGCGCAGATCCGGCTGGCCACGCTGGCGATGAACCTCGGCATGGCCACCGAGAAGCTCGGTGCCGAGGGGCCGCCGCCCGACCTCGCCCAGGCCCGCGAACTGGTCACGCTCGCCCACCGCGGCGCCAAGGATGCCCTCGCCGACCTGCGCGACCTGGTGCGCGGTATCCACCCGCCGGTGCTCGACAACGGTCTCGGCGACGCGCTGGCGACGCTCGCGACGAGCAGCGCCATCCCGGTCACCGTGCGGGTCGACTTGCCAGACCGACCGGCGCCCGCGATCGAGACCATCGCCTACTTCTGCGCCGCCGAGTTGCTCGCGAACGCGGCCAAACACAGCCGGGCGAGCCACATCGCGCTCGCCGTCGTCTCGTCCGCGCGCCTCACGCTGACCGTCGAGGACGACGGCGTCGGCGGTGCCGATCCCGACGGTCCCGGCCTGTCCGGCCTGGCCCGCCGCATCGGTGTCGTGGACGGGCGGATGCGCGTGCACAGTCCGGTTGGTGGTCCGACCCGGGTGGAGATCGAACTGGAGGCGGCGGCATGCGGGTCGTGA
- a CDS encoding ABC transporter permease subunit, which yields MSGYGLRHAARMERIKLRSVRSTWWLAIAAVVAMAAAGAGVGLGYRSHTPVATAAQILNNSLGGAIVAQLLLGALGVLMVTGEYGSGMIRSTLAAVPRRRFVLAAKVAVGGGAALGVGLVASFAGYLSGQLAIRGTAIPAASLGDPEILRPVVLTGVYLGVTALIGVGIGTIVRHSGAAIGTLFGLTFVPVIVAGLFGESGISVGRFIPLLMLLNSIAVTSPIPGLFAGWVSTLLMCGYAAVAILFGGLLLRRRDA from the coding sequence ATGAGCGGGTACGGATTGCGGCACGCGGCCCGGATGGAACGGATCAAGCTGCGTAGCGTCCGGTCGACGTGGTGGCTGGCGATCGCGGCGGTGGTCGCGATGGCCGCGGCCGGTGCCGGGGTCGGGCTCGGCTATCGCTCGCACACCCCGGTCGCCACCGCAGCCCAGATCCTGAACAACAGCCTCGGCGGCGCCATCGTCGCCCAGTTGCTCCTCGGCGCGCTCGGCGTGCTGATGGTCACCGGCGAATACGGCTCCGGGATGATCCGCTCGACGCTGGCCGCGGTGCCGCGGCGCCGGTTCGTGCTGGCCGCGAAGGTCGCCGTCGGCGGCGGCGCGGCCCTCGGCGTCGGCCTGGTCGCGAGCTTCGCCGGCTACCTGAGTGGCCAGCTCGCCATCCGCGGCACCGCTATCCCGGCGGCGTCCCTCGGCGATCCGGAGATCCTGCGGCCGGTCGTGCTGACCGGCGTGTATCTGGGCGTCACCGCGCTGATCGGCGTGGGCATCGGGACGATCGTGCGGCATTCCGGCGCCGCGATCGGCACGCTGTTCGGCCTGACGTTCGTCCCGGTGATCGTGGCCGGCCTGTTCGGCGAGAGCGGAATCTCGGTCGGCCGCTTCATCCCGCTGCTGATGCTGCTCAACTCGATCGCGGTGACCTCACCCATCCCCGGCCTGTTCGCCGGCTGGGTCAGCACGCTGCTGATGTGCGGATATGCGGCCGTCGCGATCCTGTTCGGCGGTTTACTGCTCCGCCGTCGCGACGCGTGA
- a CDS encoding ABC transporter ATP-binding protein: MIELRELTKRYGRRVAVDRLSFRVQPGVVTGFLGPNGSGKSTTMRMILGLDAPDHGEALIGGVAYPRLNWPLKSVGALLDAGAFHPGRSARAHLAALAASNDIPGSRVEQVLRVVGLSDAASRRAGTYSLGMRQRLGVAVALLGDPAVLLLDEPVNGLDPEGIRWIRDLLRGLAAEGRTVFVSSHLIAEMALTADRLVVIGRGRLLAETTVADLAAGDDSLEDAFFRLTSEATDYRGVGAS; this comes from the coding sequence CGCCGGGTCGCGGTCGACCGGCTGAGCTTCCGGGTCCAGCCGGGAGTGGTGACCGGCTTCCTCGGCCCGAACGGATCCGGCAAGTCGACGACGATGCGGATGATCCTCGGCCTCGACGCACCGGACCATGGCGAGGCGCTGATCGGCGGCGTCGCGTACCCCCGGTTGAACTGGCCGTTGAAATCGGTCGGCGCGCTCCTCGACGCCGGCGCGTTCCACCCCGGCCGCAGCGCCCGGGCACACCTGGCCGCGCTGGCCGCGAGCAACGACATCCCCGGATCCCGGGTCGAGCAGGTGCTGCGGGTCGTGGGCCTGTCCGACGCGGCGAGCCGGCGCGCCGGCACCTACTCGCTCGGCATGCGCCAGCGGCTCGGCGTCGCGGTCGCGCTGCTCGGCGACCCGGCCGTGCTCCTGCTCGACGAACCGGTCAACGGACTGGATCCGGAGGGCATCCGCTGGATCCGTGACCTGCTGCGCGGCCTCGCCGCCGAAGGCCGGACGGTGTTCGTCTCCAGCCACCTGATCGCCGAGATGGCGCTGACCGCGGACCGCCTGGTGGTCATCGGCCGCGGCCGGCTGCTGGCGGAGACGACCGTCGCCGACCTCGCCGCCGGCGACGACAGCCTGGAAGACGCGTTCTTCCGGCTCACCTCGGAAGCCACCGACTATCGCGGAGTGGGAGCGTCATGA